The Pantoea sp. At-9b genome includes a window with the following:
- the ruvA gene encoding Holliday junction branch migration protein RuvA, whose translation MIGRLRGNILEKQPPLVLIEAHGVGYEVHMPMTCFYELPELNQEAIIFTQFVVREDAQLLFGFNSKQERALFRELIKVNGVGPKLALAILSGMSAQQFVTAVEKEEIAVLVKLPGVGKKTAERLVVEMKDRFKGMHGDLFGGDNAFTLTTPSAAPENNDAEAEAVAALVALGYKPQEASRMVSKIGRPDADCETLIREALRAAI comes from the coding sequence GTGATTGGTCGTCTACGAGGCAATATTCTGGAAAAACAGCCGCCGCTGGTGTTGATTGAAGCACACGGTGTCGGATACGAAGTGCATATGCCAATGACCTGCTTCTATGAGCTGCCTGAACTCAATCAGGAAGCCATCATCTTCACCCAGTTCGTGGTGCGTGAAGATGCACAGCTGCTGTTCGGCTTTAACAGCAAGCAGGAGCGGGCGCTGTTCCGTGAGCTGATTAAGGTCAATGGTGTGGGGCCAAAACTGGCGCTGGCGATCCTTTCCGGCATGTCGGCGCAGCAGTTCGTCACGGCGGTAGAAAAAGAAGAGATTGCGGTGCTGGTGAAGCTGCCGGGCGTCGGGAAAAAAACCGCCGAGCGTCTGGTGGTAGAGATGAAGGACCGCTTCAAAGGCATGCATGGCGACCTGTTTGGCGGGGATAATGCCTTTACCCTGACCACGCCATCTGCGGCACCGGAGAACAACGACGCTGAAGCAGAAGCGGTTGCGGCGCTGGTAGCGCTGGGGTATAAACCGCAGGAAGCCAGCCGCATGGTCAGCAAAATTGGCCGACCTGATGCAGACTGCGAAACCCTGATCCGTGAAGCCCTGCGCGCAGCCATTTGA
- the ruvC gene encoding crossover junction endodeoxyribonuclease RuvC has translation MAIILGIDPGSRVTGYGVIRQTGRQLSYLGSGCIRTNVTDLPSRLKLIYAGVSEIITQFSPDFFAIEQVFMAKNADSALKLGQARGAAIVAAVNLDLPVFEYAARQVKQTVTGIGSAEKSQVQHMVRTLLKLPANPQADAADALAIAITHCHISQNAARMSDSKLVLTRGRLRSG, from the coding sequence ATGGCGATAATTCTCGGGATCGATCCCGGTTCGCGCGTCACCGGTTACGGTGTTATTCGTCAGACCGGCCGCCAGCTCAGTTATCTGGGCAGCGGCTGTATCCGCACTAACGTTACTGACCTGCCTTCCCGCCTCAAGCTGATCTATGCTGGCGTCAGCGAAATCATCACTCAGTTTTCCCCGGATTTTTTTGCTATTGAACAAGTGTTTATGGCAAAAAACGCGGATTCTGCGCTCAAGCTGGGGCAGGCACGCGGTGCGGCGATTGTTGCGGCGGTGAATCTCGACCTGCCCGTGTTTGAATATGCAGCGCGTCAGGTGAAGCAGACGGTCACCGGTATCGGTAGCGCGGAGAAAAGTCAGGTGCAACATATGGTGCGGACGTTATTGAAGCTCCCGGCCAACCCACAGGCCGATGCCGCCGATGCACTGGCGATCGCCATCACGCACTGCCACATTAGCCAGAATGCGGCACGCATGAGTGATAGCAAACTGGTGCTGACGCGAGGGCGGCTGCGATCAGGCTAA
- a CDS encoding YebC/PmpR family DNA-binding transcriptional regulator: MAGHSKWANTKHRKAAQDAKRGKIFTKIIRELVTAAKLGGGDAGSNPRLRAAMDKALSNNMTRDTMNRAIARGVGGEDDSNMETIIYEGYGPGGSAVMVECLSDNRNRTVGEVRHAFTKTGGNLGTDGSVSYLFSKKGVISYAPGQDEDALMEAALEAGAEDVVSYDDGAIDVFTAWEQLGAVRDALEAAGLKADEAEVTMIPSTKAELDAETAPKLLRLIDMLEDCDDVQEVYHNGEISDEVAETL, encoded by the coding sequence ATGGCCGGACATAGTAAATGGGCGAACACCAAGCACCGCAAGGCTGCTCAGGATGCAAAGCGCGGTAAAATCTTCACCAAAATCATTCGCGAGCTGGTTACTGCTGCGAAACTGGGTGGTGGCGATGCCGGTTCTAACCCGCGCCTGCGTGCGGCAATGGACAAAGCCCTGTCCAACAACATGACCCGTGACACCATGAACCGCGCCATTGCACGCGGCGTGGGCGGTGAAGATGATTCCAACATGGAAACCATCATTTATGAAGGTTACGGTCCGGGTGGTTCGGCGGTCATGGTTGAGTGTCTGAGTGACAACCGTAACCGTACCGTGGGCGAAGTGCGTCACGCTTTCACCAAAACCGGCGGTAACCTGGGTACTGATGGTTCCGTTTCTTACCTGTTCAGCAAAAAAGGTGTGATCTCCTATGCGCCGGGTCAGGATGAAGATGCCCTGATGGAAGCTGCGCTGGAAGCGGGTGCGGAAGATGTCGTAAGCTATGATGATGGCGCGATTGACGTGTTCACTGCCTGGGAACAACTCGGTGCGGTACGTGATGCACTGGAAGCGGCTGGCCTGAAAGCCGATGAAGCTGAAGTCACCATGATCCCATCGACCAAAGCGGAACTGGACGCGGAAACTGCGCCAAAACTGCTGCGTCTGATTGATATGCTGGAAGATTGTGACGACGTGCAGGAAGTTTACCACAACGGTGAGATTTCCGATGAGGTGGCGGAAACGCTGTAA
- the nudB gene encoding dihydroneopterin triphosphate diphosphatase, translating into MGYKHPVSVLVVIFAQDSGRVLMLQRRDDESFWQSVTGSLEAGETPLQAAQREVQEELAIDVVSEQLALVDCHKQIEFEIFPHYRHRYAPGTTHNREHWFRLALPAEREVILSEHLAARWLAPADAAALTKSWSNRQAIEEFI; encoded by the coding sequence ATGGGCTATAAGCATCCGGTTTCGGTTCTGGTGGTGATTTTTGCTCAGGACTCGGGCCGGGTGCTAATGCTGCAACGCCGTGATGACGAAAGCTTCTGGCAATCGGTCACCGGCAGCCTCGAAGCGGGAGAAACGCCGCTTCAGGCCGCACAGCGTGAAGTGCAGGAAGAACTGGCGATTGATGTGGTGAGCGAACAGCTGGCGCTGGTGGATTGCCACAAACAGATCGAGTTTGAGATCTTCCCACACTACCGCCATCGCTATGCACCGGGTACCACCCACAACCGCGAGCACTGGTTCCGGTTGGCACTGCCCGCCGAGCGTGAGGTGATCCTCAGCGAACACCTCGCCGCGCGCTGGCTGGCTCCGGCTGATGCAGCAGCCCTGACCAAGTCCTGGAGTAACCGCCAGGCAATTGAAGAATTTATCTGA
- the aspS gene encoding aspartate--tRNA ligase, protein MRTEYCGQLNLSHVGQQVTLCGWVNRRRDLGSLIFIDMRDREGIVQVFFDPDRQEAFQLASELRNEFCIQITGTVRARDEKNKNSDMATGEIEIFAHELNIINRAEPLPLDSNQVNSEEARLKYRYLDLRRPEMAQRLKTRAKITSFVRRFMDGEGFLDIETPMLTKATPEGARDYLVPSRVHKGKFYALPQSPQLFKQLLMMSGFDRYYQIVKCFRDEDLRADRQPEFTQIDVETSFMTAEQVREVMERLIRELWLDIKGVDLGNFPQMTFAEAMRRYGSDKPDLRNPMELVDVADLLKNVEFQVFSGPANDAKGRVAALRVPGGATLSRKQIDEYGKFVEIYGAKGLAWMKVNELAKGFDGVQSPVAKFLNAEIVAAILERTGAQDGDVIFFGADRAKVVSDALGALRLKVGRDLQITNDKAWAPLWVIDFPMFEADDEGGLAAMHHPFTSPKEMTASELAANPEQAIANAYDMVINGYEVGGGSVRIHNGNMQQAVFSILGIAEDEQREKFGFLLDALKFGTPPHAGLAFGLDRVTMLLTGTDNIRDVIAFPKTTAAACLMTEAPSEANPAALADLGIQLAPKKDKLENK, encoded by the coding sequence GTGAAGGCATCGTCCAGGTGTTTTTCGATCCCGATCGTCAGGAGGCTTTCCAGCTGGCGTCTGAGCTGCGTAACGAATTCTGTATTCAGATCACTGGCACCGTGCGTGCACGTGATGAGAAGAATAAAAACAGCGACATGGCGACCGGCGAGATCGAGATCTTTGCCCACGAGCTGAACATCATTAACCGTGCTGAGCCGCTGCCGCTTGACTCCAACCAGGTCAACAGCGAAGAAGCACGCTTAAAATATCGTTACCTTGACCTGCGTCGTCCGGAAATGGCACAGCGTCTGAAAACCCGTGCGAAAATCACCAGCTTCGTGCGCCGCTTTATGGACGGCGAAGGTTTCCTCGATATCGAAACCCCGATGCTGACCAAAGCCACCCCGGAAGGCGCGCGTGACTACCTGGTACCGAGCCGTGTTCACAAGGGCAAGTTCTACGCGCTGCCGCAGTCACCTCAGCTGTTCAAACAGCTGCTGATGATGTCCGGTTTTGACCGCTACTATCAGATCGTAAAATGCTTCCGCGACGAAGACCTGCGTGCTGACCGTCAGCCAGAATTTACCCAGATCGACGTGGAAACCTCCTTCATGACTGCCGAACAGGTACGTGAAGTGATGGAACGTCTGATTCGTGAACTGTGGCTGGATATCAAAGGCGTTGACCTGGGCAACTTCCCGCAAATGACCTTCGCCGAAGCGATGCGTCGTTATGGTTCCGACAAGCCAGACCTGCGTAACCCGATGGAGCTGGTGGACGTTGCTGACCTGCTGAAAAACGTTGAGTTCCAGGTATTCTCTGGCCCGGCGAATGACGCAAAAGGCCGCGTTGCTGCGCTGCGCGTGCCGGGTGGTGCCACCCTGAGCCGTAAGCAGATCGATGAATACGGTAAATTTGTTGAGATCTATGGCGCGAAAGGCCTGGCGTGGATGAAGGTCAATGAGCTGGCCAAAGGTTTCGACGGCGTGCAAAGCCCGGTCGCGAAGTTCCTGAACGCAGAGATTGTCGCCGCGATCCTGGAGCGCACCGGTGCCCAGGATGGTGATGTGATCTTCTTTGGTGCTGACCGCGCCAAAGTGGTATCCGATGCGCTGGGTGCGCTGCGTCTGAAAGTGGGTCGTGATCTGCAAATCACTAATGACAAAGCCTGGGCTCCGCTGTGGGTGATCGACTTCCCGATGTTCGAAGCGGATGACGAAGGCGGTCTGGCGGCGATGCACCATCCGTTCACCTCGCCGAAAGAGATGACGGCGTCAGAGCTGGCGGCGAACCCGGAGCAGGCGATTGCCAATGCCTATGACATGGTGATCAACGGTTATGAAGTGGGCGGCGGTTCGGTGCGTATCCACAACGGCAACATGCAGCAAGCGGTGTTCAGCATCCTCGGTATTGCTGAAGATGAACAGCGCGAGAAATTCGGCTTCCTGCTGGATGCGCTGAAGTTCGGCACACCGCCGCATGCTGGTCTGGCGTTCGGTCTGGACCGTGTCACCATGCTGCTGACGGGCACCGACAACATCCGTGATGTTATCGCCTTCCCGAAAACCACTGCGGCGGCCTGTCTGATGACCGAAGCGCCAAGCGAAGCCAACCCGGCAGCGCTGGCGGATCTGGGGATTCAGCTGGCACCGAAGAAAGACAAGCTTGAGAATAAATAA